The segment AGCTTTCCatgaaaatatctttttagaatgaacaagaaaaaaacaacaaaactagagatggaaataaaaaaaataaaaaaactattttctataaataaaaacaaccagATGTCTGCGAAaactaaaattaacataaaaaaattaaaatatcaaaataattatgttaaCTGAATTGCTCGCTTTTAACAAAtatcaattcatcaatcaacTCTCTTAGCAAATTTTAACGAACATAAAACGAGATAGTGAAACCTAACACATTATACAAACCTGATTGTCCCAAGAAGTTGCAACTAAAAAATTGGCTTTGGGACTGAAAGAGAGACTCGAAACTGAGTCACTGGGAGGATGCGAAACCTGTACTCAAATTAGAcataagaaagagagagagagagagaaagaaaatagtAGCTAAATTCCAAAACCAATTACACATAAGATACCAACATTTCAATGAAATAGTACTTGGACTTGATCACTacgcataaataaataagactgaataaaaaataaatcaaagcgTCAAAACAGCTAAATTATGTGTGAAATCTAATTTTTGCTACTATATTTACATTATTAGCACAGATCTTCGATTGAACTAAATACATGATCAAGCtagaagtaaaaaagaaaaaacgctTAAAAATTCatcctaaaaaaatcattataagcAAGCAAAACACACAGATGAGGACGTGAATTAAGtactaaaaacaataatagaaaacatTTGGTGAAAAAGAATTACCTCGATGGATTTATTAGGGTTTGTATTAGCAGTCGCGGCAGCACCAAAAGCAGACATTGCTAcctgcaataaataaataaatataaaaaagaattctatCAGAAGCTGAAAGAAAAGGTGAAGAGTAAAGATTCAAATAATCTGTAATGAgcagaggaggaggagatgcAGGGAGTGTAGAATTACAAGAGAGTGTGGAATATAGGAGGAGATGCAGGCAGGAGGGGGTTTAAAAGTAGAGGGGAAAGAAAGGTGATGCAATTGTAGGGTGACTTGTCGCTCTGTGTGACTGCTAATATATGAGCTTGAAAGGGAGAAGGACGAGCTGCGTTGTACGGACGCTGGGTGGTGACCGAGCCAGTTGCGTTGGAGGGGCCCTGGACGGTTAGTCCACCGCTTGGGCTGGGCCTATGGGGCCTTGGTGTAAGCCTTATGGAAGTGATAGAGAAGGCTTGGAGCCCCACAATTGGGGTGTGTTGTGCTTTGAATTCCGTGGGTCCTTTATTAGTTTTAGAATCAAACACTTTGATCCCATCCAGATGAGTATCAATAATATgtcctcctttttttcttttaggggCGAAATTGATATTGTATACAAAGTTTAAGGACCTCGAATTTACTTTATCTGGCATTTTTATATGGAAAAACTACTTTGAGAAGACAAACTCGTTAACACAGAGATTCATTGAATTTCTTAGCGGCTGAAATGCGGCCATTCGAGGATTTTTCCTTTGATGTGTCTTTGGCCTACCTACAGGTTTAGGATCAATCTATTTTCACATATTCTTTTGCTTCACCAACAGTATTGAGAAAGCCAAGCCAAaccaattcaataaattaatttaaaatattgttttgatatcaaatCCTTCacagtaatattaaaaaataatataaattatattttaaaattttatttaataatttaaatttttaggtttgatagttttttgatatgaaatcaaattttttacgACTAAGTAATcacaagttcgaatctcaccatctttatttatttgataaaaattaatatcaagtaATGTAAACTTGTGtaaattttgaagtttaaagaattttcacttaaaaaaatatattttaaaataatataaattatattttagaatttcatctaataatttaaattattaaattaaaatacttttttaatattaaactcaCAAAGTTAATCAAGAAGAATTAATACTCGCAGGaaaccataaataaaaattgatctttattcattttgcacatttttttttataaaaaatcgaGACATATATTAGAGCTCTCCAAGTAGAGAGCTCATTATTCATTTACTTATTGAACAGCAAGTTGTACTGTTGCTCATTATTCATTTGCTTAttcattatattaaattaatatttttataattttgatatactaatattaaaaataaaaataatattttaatatatttttaaataaaaataatttttaaaaaacatcaattccaAATACACAGAAACGATGGAGATATTATTTCCAAAGGATTGCTGTCTTTGTTCTGGGGTTTCAACTGCAAACGGATGGCCTTTATATACATAAAAGATAAttaataagatattattttgaatatcataaaatttcctGCCTCCTCGGAGTCCATTTATGAATATAAAACACAATAATCTAATCATTTGTAAATAATTTCATACAAGAATTCTTTGTATATGGTGTTCAAATAAGATAAATGActactttattatttaatttaacgtgaagcaacatataaaaataatttttttcttaaaaattaattattttatactgtactgtttagtttttatttgtttcataaataaaattattcctttttattaaaatatttgttctaTTTAATTGAGCATAATATGCaactttttttgtgtgtggttaACTTGTTTATGGGGCAAATGCATTCCAAGCGctgtttaactatttttaaaatttattttttgttataatattatttttttattctacattaaaaataaaatttaaaaaataaaaaaattaatatatttttagataaaaaatattttaaaaacaactcatTCCGCAATGTCAAATATACGAAGAAGGAAAACACATGAAGAGCAAGGACCTGCAATCTCGTTTTACTAGACGAAAACAGTGTCGTTTCTGTTGGCTACCTCTCTAGTTCCTCGCAGTTTCTTTTCCCTCCCTTTGTTTCCCTTTACTCTGCATCCACAGTGCAGCTTCCATTAGCCCGAGTAGATCCCTTCTTTTAAGCCACCCTAGACCGGAACTTCCGGTTAACCTCCGCTCCCATACCAAAAAACCGAAAGCCTTTACTCTGCTAATTTACTCTCTCTGCTCCTATCATGGCGTCTTCTTCTCTCCTCCCGGTTTCCGGTAACTCTCTAATCCCTCATGaaaatctctctttctttgaaTCTATCGCTCTCAGTATCCGGTACTCTGTTTTGATTATCTGTGCTGCTCTTTGAGAGCAACGAAGTAGCTAAATATTGGGAAAAGATGAACTCGTTTTGCTTGTTTAAGGTGTTAATTGGTGTTTTGCGGGTGGTAAAAGTGAAAAGTAGAGTATTGGGTTTCATTTTAtccattttatttcaatttaaatctaCTGGGATTTGCTTGACATTGCATATAACCTGTTCGATCATATGCCTCCATGGGTTttgtacttttttctttttaatctaagAACGTGCTTTATTATTTAGCTTCCCTATTTTGTGGAAAATGACTAATAATTGGCACCTTCTTCAATAATGAAaatgtgttttgtattattttatcaGGGAGTTCAAATGAGATTCCAAGTATAAGAAGCAATCTTTCTTTTGGCACTTCATGTGAACTGGATTTTGAAGTAGAAACTTTAAATTCAGAGGGTCaatacaagaaaagaagaacCTCTCTAAAAAGTGAGCCACGGTGCGAGGATTTCAGAATGGTCGAAGCTTTGTTGCCCACATTGCGTTCAGTAGATTATTATATGGAACCTTGTTTGATGGACCTGGCTGCTCGGGAAGTTGTGGATCCTGGATATTGCAGTCGGGTCCTGGATTTCACTGTTGGAAGGTTTGGTTATGGACGTGTTAAGTTTCTCGGGAAGACTGATGTTAGGAGGTTAAATTTAGATCAGATTGTGAAGTTTAATAGGCATGAAGTAATTGTATATGAAGATGAAAATGCTAAGCCTATGGTTGGTCAGGGCCTTAATAAGCCCGCTGAAGTTTCTTTgactttaaaactaaaattgttGGATTTTAACAAGGGACGGATCAATGATGTTGTAGAGAAATTGAGGGAGAGTATGGAGAGACAGGGAgctgaatttatttcatttgatcCTGTAATTGGAGAATGGAAGTTCTTGGTTTGCCATTTTAGCAGATTTGGATTGAGTGGCGATGATGAAGAAGATATCACAATGGATGATGCGGCAGAAGTTCAAGATCCTGCTGAGATGAAAGGTGGTGAGATTGTTGATATGGATGAAGAAACCCCAGAAGAAGTAGAAGCTAATGAACCAGTTCTTTATCATTCTCTTCCTGCACATCTTGGTCTTGACCCAGTAAGAATGAATGAAATGAGGACATGGATGTTTcctgatgacgaagaagaagttGTTGAGGATTTGATTGGTCTACGTCAGAAATTTCCTTACAATAAAGAAAGCATTGGGTCTCCTCTACAGAATTCCACTCAGAGGATGAGCCATAGAGCTAGTTCGCCTGTCATGAGGAAAACACCTTTAGCACTGCTTGAGTACAAACCTGGCAGTTTCGATTCCAGCTCCCCCGGAACCATTCTGTTGGCCCAACAACATAAGGGCCTGACTTCAAAGATGATGAAGGGAGTAGGCTTTACGCTGAACCTGGAGCATGAAACACCAATAAGTGGAAGCCATTCTTGCAACATTGTTGATGCAGGTTTATTCATGGGCCGTTCCTTTCGTGTTGGTTGGGGCCCAAATGGAGTCCTTGTTCATTCTGGTGCTCCAGTTGGAGGTAATAATTCTCAGAGGTTTCTATCTTCTATTATCCATGTAGAGAAGGTTGCGCTTGACAAAGTGGTCagagatgaaaataataaatccagAAAGGAACTAGTTGACTTTTCTTTTGACTCACCTTTGAATCTCCACAAGGCAATAAACCGTGAAACAAAAGAAGTTGAGATGGGTTCATTTAAATTGAAGCTTCAAAAGGTTGTTTCTAATCGCTTAATGCTTTCAGAAATTTGTCGGAGTTATATAGACATTGTTGAGAGGCAGCTGGAGGTTCCATGGCTTTCATCCTCTGCGCGATTGGTTTTGATGCACCAAGTTATGATCTGGGAGTTGATAAAAGTACTTTTTTCTGAAAGGGAAAATAGTGGACAGTCAAAATCTGTAGGTGCTGACAATGAGGAAGATATGATGCAGGATTTGAAAGAAAGTTCTTTGGAAGTTGACCAAGAAGCACTTCCTCTTATACGGAGAGCAGAGTTCAGTTGTTGGCTGCAAGAAAGTGTTTGCCATCGTGTCCAAGATGAAGTGAGCTCCTTGAATGAATCCAGTTATCTAGAACACATTTTCTTACTTCTGACCGGAAGACAACTGGATGCAGCTGTGGAAATGGCTGCTTCTAGAGGGGATGTAAGACTGGCATGTTTGTTGAGTCAGGCTGGTGGATTGAATCATGCTGACATTGCACGGCAGCTTGATCTTTGGAGGTCAAATGGCCTGGACTTCAATTTCATTGAGAAGGAGAGATTAAGACTTTATGAGTTGCTTTCTGGCAATATTCATGATGCTTTgcatgattttaaaattgattggaAGAGGTTCTTAGGGTTACTGATGTGGTATCAAATGCCACCTCACACGCCATTGCCCATCATTTTTCAAACCTATCAGCTCCTTTTTGTCAATGGTAAGGCCCCATATCCTCTCCCAATTTATATCGATGAAGGGCCAGTAGATGCAGATGTGCATTTTTCAGAGAAACACTTTGATCTCTCATACTATCTCATGCTTCTTCATGCTAATGGCGAGGGTGAATTTAGCGCTTTGAAGACCATGCTTAGTGCCTTCTCATCAACACATGATCCACTTGATTATCATATGATCTGGCATCAGCGAGCGGTGTTAGAAGCAGTTGGCATTTTCACTTCTAAGGATCTACAAGTTCTAGACATGGGACTTGTTTCTCAGCTCCTGTGTATTGGGCAGTGCCATTGGGCCATATATGTGGTCCTTCACATGCCTCAATGTGATGATTATCCATATCTCCATGCTACTGTTATCCGAGAAATTTTGTTTCAATACTGTGAAACATGGTGTTCTGATGAATCACAACAACGATTTATTGAGAACCTTGACATTCCATTATCATGGTTGCATGAAGCTATGGTATGCTTTTGATTCTTTCACAGTTCTATTACTGTTTTCATTGCATATCTCAAACCTTTCAGTTTGCTCTTTATATTGCACTCTTGAGTTACTGCATTTGATGTTACAACTGTTTTCATATACGGACACACTTACTGCACCGGTAACAATTCATTAAAAACCTCACAAGGAGGTTGCCCTTTATGAAGTCAGTTCTGATTTCCATATTTCATTCCCACAAAAGTACTTGTatttctctctctgtctctttcCACACACCATGTCAAACATCAACCAGTATCTTTTATAGCAGCAAAATTTGTCC is part of the Populus nigra chromosome 8, ddPopNigr1.1, whole genome shotgun sequence genome and harbors:
- the LOC133701858 gene encoding nuclear pore complex protein NUP96 translates to MASSSLLPVSGSSNEIPSIRSNLSFGTSCELDFEVETLNSEGQYKKRRTSLKSEPRCEDFRMVEALLPTLRSVDYYMEPCLMDLAAREVVDPGYCSRVLDFTVGRFGYGRVKFLGKTDVRRLNLDQIVKFNRHEVIVYEDENAKPMVGQGLNKPAEVSLTLKLKLLDFNKGRINDVVEKLRESMERQGAEFISFDPVIGEWKFLVCHFSRFGLSGDDEEDITMDDAAEVQDPAEMKGGEIVDMDEETPEEVEANEPVLYHSLPAHLGLDPVRMNEMRTWMFPDDEEEVVEDLIGLRQKFPYNKESIGSPLQNSTQRMSHRASSPVMRKTPLALLEYKPGSFDSSSPGTILLAQQHKGLTSKMMKGVGFTLNLEHETPISGSHSCNIVDAGLFMGRSFRVGWGPNGVLVHSGAPVGGNNSQRFLSSIIHVEKVALDKVVRDENNKSRKELVDFSFDSPLNLHKAINRETKEVEMGSFKLKLQKVVSNRLMLSEICRSYIDIVERQLEVPWLSSSARLVLMHQVMIWELIKVLFSERENSGQSKSVGADNEEDMMQDLKESSLEVDQEALPLIRRAEFSCWLQESVCHRVQDEVSSLNESSYLEHIFLLLTGRQLDAAVEMAASRGDVRLACLLSQAGGLNHADIARQLDLWRSNGLDFNFIEKERLRLYELLSGNIHDALHDFKIDWKRFLGLLMWYQMPPHTPLPIIFQTYQLLFVNGKAPYPLPIYIDEGPVDADVHFSEKHFDLSYYLMLLHANGEGEFSALKTMLSAFSSTHDPLDYHMIWHQRAVLEAVGIFTSKDLQVLDMGLVSQLLCIGQCHWAIYVVLHMPQCDDYPYLHATVIREILFQYCETWCSDESQQRFIENLDIPLSWLHEAMAVYFSYHGDLSKALEHYLECANWQKAHSIFVTSVAHKLFLSADHSEIWRLAIAMEDHKSEIANWDLGAGIYISFYSIKNSFPDDTNTMSELDSIESKNSACRDFLDHLKDSLDVLRDQLPMDARVAYSKMAEEISELLLSDPDIREGSTRDAQLSCFDTVLRAPIPEDLRSNHLQDAVSLFTCYLSEMAA